In the genome of Thermoplasmata archaeon, one region contains:
- a CDS encoding thiamine biosynthesis protein ThiS yields the protein MIVTAELVQARKSEAVDLPDSATGFDLLRRLNLAVDAHLVVRGDTPIPLDEPLVDRERIRVLSVVSGGASSG from the coding sequence ATGATCGTCACCGCCGAACTGGTCCAAGCGCGGAAGTCGGAGGCGGTCGATCTTCCGGACTCGGCCACCGGATTCGACTTGCTGCGACGCCTGAACCTGGCGGTGGACGCCCACCTCGTCGTGAGGGGGGACACGCCCATCCCCTTGGACGAGCCCCTCGTCGACCGCGAGCGCATCCGCGTACTCTCCGTCGTCTCCGGAGGCGCCTCCTCCGGGTGA